In the genome of Alkalinema sp. FACHB-956, one region contains:
- the dxs gene encoding 1-deoxy-D-xylulose-5-phosphate synthase: MHLSEITHPNQLHGLSIKELQDIARQIREKHLQTVAASGGHLGPGLGVVELTLALYQTLDLDKDKVVWDVGHQAYPHKLITGRYHDFHTLRQKDGIAGYLKLGESKFDHFGAGHASTSISAALGMALARDAKGENFKCVAVIGDGSLTGGMALEAINHAGHLPKTKLLVVLNDNEMSISPNVGAIPRYLNKIRLSPPMQFLSDNLEEQIRNLPFSPELNRVKEGMKRLAVSKVGAVFEELGFTYIGPVDGHNLEELIKTFREAHKHPGPVLVHVSTVKGKGYEIAEKDQVGYHAQNPFNLATGKAIPSSKPKPPSYSKVFGETLSTLAENDPRIIGITAAMATGTGLDIFQKRVPKQYIDVGIAEQHAVTLAAGLACEGMRPIATIYSTFLQRAFDQIIHDVCIQNLPVFFCMDRAGIVGSDGPTHQGMYDIAYLRCIPNMVMMAPKDEAELQRMLVTGINYTDGPIAMRYPRGNGYGVPLMEEGWEPLEIGKGEILRHGDDILLLAYGSMVYPSLQTAEILHEHGIEATVVNARFAKPLDTELILPLAQKIGRVVTFEEGCLPGGFGSAVVEALMDAEITVPVTRIGVPDLLVEHATPEQSKAELGLTPPQMADRILKIVQPALSKVGV, translated from the coding sequence ATGCATCTGAGTGAAATAACCCACCCTAACCAGTTGCACGGTCTGTCAATTAAGGAGCTCCAGGACATTGCTCGTCAGATTCGTGAAAAGCACCTCCAGACAGTCGCTGCTAGTGGGGGCCACCTCGGACCCGGCCTTGGTGTTGTTGAATTGACTCTGGCTCTCTACCAAACGCTCGATCTGGATAAGGATAAGGTGGTTTGGGATGTTGGCCACCAAGCCTACCCCCACAAATTGATCACGGGTCGTTACCACGACTTCCATACCCTGCGCCAAAAGGATGGCATTGCGGGTTATCTCAAGCTGGGTGAAAGTAAGTTTGACCATTTTGGAGCAGGTCACGCTTCCACCAGTATTTCCGCTGCCCTGGGGATGGCCCTAGCCCGGGATGCCAAAGGGGAAAATTTCAAATGCGTAGCCGTGATTGGCGACGGATCCTTGACTGGCGGGATGGCACTGGAAGCGATCAACCACGCGGGACACTTGCCCAAGACCAAGTTGCTGGTGGTCTTGAATGACAATGAAATGTCCATCTCCCCCAACGTGGGTGCCATTCCCCGCTACCTCAACAAGATTCGCCTCAGCCCGCCCATGCAGTTCCTCAGTGACAACCTAGAGGAGCAAATTCGCAATCTGCCCTTCTCGCCGGAGTTAAACCGAGTGAAGGAAGGGATGAAGCGGTTGGCGGTGTCCAAGGTGGGCGCTGTATTTGAAGAGTTGGGCTTTACCTACATTGGCCCGGTGGATGGACATAACCTGGAAGAGCTGATTAAGACCTTCCGCGAAGCCCACAAGCATCCTGGCCCGGTACTGGTGCATGTGTCCACCGTCAAGGGCAAGGGGTACGAAATTGCTGAGAAGGATCAGGTGGGTTACCACGCCCAGAATCCCTTTAACCTGGCTACTGGGAAAGCGATTCCTTCTAGCAAACCCAAGCCCCCCAGCTACTCCAAAGTATTCGGCGAGACTCTTTCTACGTTGGCAGAAAATGATCCTCGGATTATCGGGATTACCGCTGCGATGGCCACGGGGACGGGGTTGGATATTTTCCAAAAACGGGTGCCCAAGCAGTACATCGACGTGGGGATTGCAGAACAGCACGCTGTGACCCTGGCAGCAGGCTTGGCTTGTGAGGGGATGCGCCCGATCGCGACGATCTATTCCACCTTCCTCCAGCGGGCCTTCGACCAGATCATCCATGATGTCTGCATTCAGAATCTGCCGGTCTTTTTCTGCATGGATCGGGCGGGGATTGTGGGTTCCGATGGCCCGACGCACCAAGGGATGTACGACATTGCTTACCTGCGTTGCATTCCCAACATGGTCATGATGGCTCCCAAGGATGAAGCGGAGTTACAGCGGATGCTCGTGACGGGGATTAACTACACCGATGGCCCGATCGCCATGCGCTATCCACGGGGCAATGGCTACGGGGTGCCCCTGATGGAAGAGGGTTGGGAACCCTTGGAAATCGGTAAGGGTGAAATTCTGCGCCATGGCGATGATATTTTGCTACTGGCCTATGGGTCTATGGTTTACCCCAGCTTGCAAACGGCGGAAATCCTGCATGAGCACGGCATCGAAGCAACGGTGGTGAATGCTCGGTTTGCCAAGCCGTTGGATACGGAGTTGATTCTGCCGCTGGCGCAGAAGATCGGTCGCGTGGTGACCTTTGAGGAAGGTTGCTTGCCCGGTGGATTTGGCTCTGCGGTGGTGGAAGCGCTGATGGATGCTGAGATTACGGTTCCGGTGACGCGCATTGGGGTTCCCGATCTGTTAGTGGAACATGCGACGCCAGAGCAATCCAAAGCGGAGTTAGGGTTGACGCCGCCGCAGATGGCCGATCGTATTCTCAAGATTGTGCAACCTGCCCTGTCTAAAGTTGGCGTGTAA
- the bchB gene encoding ferredoxin:protochlorophyllide reductase (ATP-dependent) subunit B, giving the protein MKLAYWMYAGPAHIGTLRVASSFNNVHAIMHAPLGDDYFNVMRSMLERDRNFTPVTASVVDRNVLARGSQEKVVDNITRKDREEHPDLIVLTPTCTSSILQEDLQNFVERASLDAKSDVLLADVNHYRVNELQAADRTLHQIVEFYTEKARKKGELPTDKTPEPSVNILGISTLAFHNNHDCTELKRLMKDLGITVNAVIPDGASVHELKNLSRAWFNIAPYRELGPMTAQYLEQTFGMPCIDITPMGVVETARFIRAVQKLLNDRGVAVDYEEFIDEQTRFVSQAAWFSRSIDCQNLTGKKAVVYGDATHAAAITKILAREMGIHVVWAGTFCKYDEAWFRNEVSEYCDEILITDDHTVVGDAVARVEPAAIFGTQMERHVGKRLNIPCGVISAPIHVQNFPIGYKPMLGYEGTNQLVDLIYNSFTLGMEDHLLEIFGGHDTKEVITKGLSSDTEMNWSKDGLAELNKIPGFVRGKVKRNTEKFARDRGLSEITAEVLYAAKEAVGA; this is encoded by the coding sequence ATGAAATTGGCCTACTGGATGTATGCAGGCCCCGCGCACATCGGCACCTTGCGGGTGGCAAGTTCGTTTAACAATGTCCATGCAATTATGCATGCGCCCTTAGGCGATGATTATTTCAACGTGATGCGATCGATGCTGGAACGCGATCGCAATTTCACCCCAGTGACCGCCAGTGTGGTCGATCGTAATGTGTTGGCGCGGGGATCCCAGGAAAAAGTGGTGGACAACATCACCCGTAAGGATCGCGAAGAACATCCCGATCTGATCGTTCTGACCCCAACCTGTACTTCCAGCATCCTACAAGAAGATTTGCAGAACTTTGTGGAGCGGGCGAGCCTCGATGCCAAGAGCGATGTGCTGCTAGCGGATGTGAACCACTATCGGGTCAACGAACTGCAAGCCGCCGATCGTACCTTGCACCAAATTGTTGAGTTCTACACGGAAAAGGCCCGCAAAAAAGGCGAACTCCCAACGGACAAAACCCCAGAACCGTCGGTGAATATTTTGGGAATTTCCACCCTCGCCTTTCACAACAACCACGACTGTACAGAACTCAAACGCTTGATGAAAGACCTTGGGATCACGGTCAATGCGGTGATCCCCGATGGGGCTTCCGTCCATGAATTGAAAAATCTCTCCCGTGCCTGGTTCAATATCGCGCCCTACCGTGAATTGGGGCCGATGACCGCCCAGTATTTAGAGCAAACCTTTGGCATGCCCTGTATCGACATTACGCCGATGGGGGTAGTGGAAACGGCTCGCTTTATCCGGGCTGTGCAAAAGCTACTCAACGATCGCGGTGTGGCTGTGGATTACGAAGAATTCATCGATGAGCAAACCCGCTTTGTTTCCCAAGCTGCTTGGTTTTCTCGATCGATCGACTGCCAAAACCTGACGGGCAAAAAAGCGGTGGTCTACGGTGATGCCACCCACGCAGCAGCGATTACCAAAATTCTGGCGCGGGAAATGGGCATTCACGTCGTCTGGGCGGGCACCTTCTGCAAATACGATGAAGCGTGGTTCCGCAATGAAGTGTCGGAATACTGCGACGAAATTCTCATCACCGATGACCATACCGTCGTGGGCGATGCCGTGGCTCGGGTGGAACCGGCAGCCATTTTTGGTACCCAAATGGAACGCCATGTGGGGAAACGCTTAAATATTCCCTGCGGCGTCATTTCAGCACCGATCCATGTGCAGAACTTCCCGATCGGTTACAAGCCGATGTTGGGCTACGAAGGAACGAACCAATTGGTGGATTTAATCTACAATTCCTTCACCCTAGGCATGGAAGATCACCTGTTGGAGATCTTTGGTGGCCACGACACCAAGGAAGTCATTACCAAAGGCTTATCCAGTGATACCGAGATGAACTGGAGTAAGGATGGCTTGGCAGAACTGAACAAAATTCCCGGCTTTGTGCGGGGCAAGGTCAAACGCAATACGGAGAAATTTGCCCGCGATCGGGGTCTTTCAGAAATCACCGCTGAGGTGCTTTACGCTGCCAAGGAAGCAGTTGGGGCCTAG
- the rph gene encoding ribonuclease PH has protein sequence MVWQRPDGRQPDQLRPVSFERGFTKHAAGSVLAKCGDTHVLCTVCIQEKVPRFLEGKGQGWLTAEYRMLPGATHDRCDREFMKLSGRTQEIQRLIGRSLRSTLDMEKLGERTLIVDADVLQADGGTRTTAITGAFVALQDAIDSLLTRDILETSPLIHQVAAVSVGLIDDEAFLDLNYLEDVRADIDSNIVMNEEGGIIEVQGTAEAGSFSRRQLNQILDLADQGIQELFLLQRKVKQPLYALSC, from the coding sequence ATGGTTTGGCAGCGTCCTGACGGTCGGCAACCCGATCAACTTCGTCCGGTGAGTTTTGAGCGAGGCTTTACGAAACATGCAGCGGGATCCGTCCTAGCGAAGTGTGGAGATACCCACGTGCTGTGCACCGTTTGCATTCAGGAGAAAGTTCCTCGGTTTTTAGAAGGCAAAGGTCAAGGGTGGCTGACAGCAGAATATCGGATGCTCCCCGGAGCCACCCACGATCGCTGCGATCGGGAATTTATGAAACTATCGGGCCGCACCCAGGAAATCCAACGCCTGATCGGTCGCAGTTTGCGATCGACCTTGGACATGGAAAAACTGGGGGAACGGACGTTAATTGTCGATGCGGATGTGTTGCAGGCCGATGGAGGCACCCGCACAACGGCCATTACGGGGGCATTCGTGGCGCTCCAGGACGCGATCGACTCCTTGCTAACCCGTGACATCCTAGAGACCTCTCCCTTAATCCATCAAGTGGCAGCTGTTTCTGTGGGATTGATTGATGACGAAGCCTTTCTGGATCTAAATTACTTGGAAGATGTGCGCGCTGATATTGATTCCAACATTGTTATGAACGAAGAAGGCGGGATCATTGAGGTACAAGGCACCGCAGAAGCGGGCAGCTTTAGCCGTCGCCAACTCAATCAAATTTTGGATCTGGCTGATCAAGGCATTCAAGAACTCTTCCTCCTGCAACGGAAAGTGAAACAACCCCTCTACGCCCTCAGTTGCTAG
- a CDS encoding adenylate kinase, producing MRLIILGGPGSGRSTQAQRLAEQLAVTVVSTGEVLRDAIAAETEIGKNVSTYVEKGELVPDELMIEYIKMRLLRPDVAQGWILEGYPRTAFQAEELDFLLDSLNQCLTFAVSLEVAPDLLLHRSLSRAREDDNHEAIERRIALHQEITLPMLDYYEWRGKLLRVDGQHSIEAVTQAIVDKLPT from the coding sequence ATGCGCCTAATTATTCTGGGAGGCCCCGGTTCCGGTCGCAGTACCCAAGCCCAACGCCTTGCCGAACAGCTTGCTGTCACCGTCGTTTCCACCGGCGAAGTCCTCCGGGATGCGATCGCGGCGGAAACTGAAATTGGCAAAAACGTCAGCACCTATGTGGAAAAGGGCGAATTGGTGCCCGATGAGTTGATGATTGAATATATCAAAATGCGGTTGCTTCGTCCCGATGTGGCTCAGGGGTGGATCTTAGAAGGCTATCCCCGCACAGCGTTTCAGGCAGAAGAACTCGACTTTTTACTGGATAGTTTGAATCAATGCCTCACCTTTGCCGTTTCCTTGGAGGTTGCCCCAGATCTCTTGCTGCATCGATCGCTCAGTCGCGCCCGCGAAGACGATAACCACGAAGCGATCGAGCGGCGGATTGCCCTGCACCAAGAAATCACCCTGCCGATGCTGGATTATTACGAATGGCGCGGTAAGCTACTCCGGGTGGATGGGCAGCACTCCATTGAAGCCGTCACCCAAGCGATCGTGGATAAGCTGCCTACCTAA
- a CDS encoding P-loop NTPase family protein, which yields MVSQLQRPAVGTSRSLNLSIEGLVQVFTCPHRSFFTSVMAQALRIAGQGTPVLVVQFMKGGIGQGYDRPMQLGQHLDWVRCGITRCLDTPQVSEEEARALIDLWQYTKRMVYDEQYDLVVLDELSVAMQFGLIPPMEVLDFIRKRPKHVDVILTGPDMPEVILDVADQITELRRSHQP from the coding sequence ATGGTTTCTCAACTACAGCGTCCTGCCGTTGGTACCTCCCGATCGCTCAATCTGTCGATCGAGGGATTAGTTCAAGTCTTTACCTGTCCCCACCGCAGCTTTTTTACTAGTGTGATGGCGCAGGCGTTGCGCATTGCAGGTCAGGGAACGCCTGTGCTAGTGGTGCAGTTTATGAAAGGGGGCATCGGCCAGGGCTACGATCGACCGATGCAACTGGGGCAGCATCTTGACTGGGTGCGGTGTGGCATTACCCGTTGCCTGGATACGCCCCAAGTCAGCGAAGAGGAAGCCCGCGCATTGATTGACCTGTGGCAATACACCAAACGCATGGTCTATGACGAGCAGTATGACCTGGTGGTGTTGGACGAGCTGAGTGTGGCGATGCAGTTTGGCCTGATTCCGCCGATGGAAGTGTTGGATTTCATTCGCAAGCGGCCTAAGCATGTGGATGTGATTCTAACGGGGCCAGATATGCCGGAGGTGATTTTGGATGTGGCGGATCAAATTACGGAACTCCGTCGCAGTCATCAACCCTAG
- the dcd gene encoding dCTP deaminase produces MIKNDTWIQEMAAEGMIEPFEPQLVRRVEGNPVISYGLSSYGYDLRLSPNEFRIFRHVPGTVVDPKNFNPENLEPAKLHKDEQGEFFILPAHSYGLGVALERIAVPDNVTVICIGKSTYARIGLIANLTPAEAGWRGHLTLEFSNSSSADCRIYASEGIVQLLFFEGAPCAVSYQTRNGKYQDQLQQVTLARV; encoded by the coding sequence ATGATTAAGAACGACACTTGGATTCAGGAAATGGCGGCAGAGGGCATGATTGAGCCGTTTGAGCCGCAGTTGGTGCGCCGTGTTGAAGGGAATCCTGTCATTTCCTACGGCTTGAGCAGTTACGGTTATGATTTGCGTCTCTCGCCCAATGAGTTTCGTATTTTCCGCCATGTTCCGGGTACTGTTGTCGATCCGAAAAATTTTAATCCTGAAAATCTTGAGCCAGCCAAGCTACACAAAGATGAGCAGGGTGAATTTTTCATCTTACCTGCCCATTCCTATGGTTTAGGCGTTGCCTTGGAGCGCATTGCGGTTCCTGATAATGTAACTGTGATTTGCATTGGTAAATCTACTTATGCTCGCATTGGCTTAATTGCTAACTTAACGCCTGCTGAGGCTGGTTGGCGTGGGCATTTGACGTTGGAATTTTCCAATTCTTCTAGCGCGGATTGCCGGATTTATGCCAGTGAGGGAATTGTGCAGTTGTTGTTCTTTGAGGGTGCGCCCTGTGCGGTGAGTTATCAAACTCGCAATGGGAAGTACCAGGATCAGTTGCAGCAAGTGACCCTAGCTCGGGTGTAG
- the xseB gene encoding exodeoxyribonuclease VII small subunit has protein sequence MVTKRKSKTETLPNNWNYEATVSQVEEILALIESGDLDLAEVFDQFTVAVERLKECDRFLADRQGQVDLLIESLSDEPDF, from the coding sequence ATGGTAACCAAGCGGAAGAGCAAAACGGAAACGCTCCCAAACAATTGGAACTACGAAGCAACGGTCAGCCAAGTTGAAGAAATTTTAGCGCTGATCGAATCGGGGGATTTGGACTTGGCAGAGGTCTTCGATCAGTTTACCGTCGCAGTCGAACGTTTGAAGGAATGCGATCGCTTTTTAGCCGATCGGCAAGGTCAAGTAGACTTACTGATCGAAAGTTTATCCGATGAACCAGACTTTTAA